One genomic segment of Syngnathus acus chromosome 1, fSynAcu1.2, whole genome shotgun sequence includes these proteins:
- the rhoh gene encoding rho-related GTP-binding protein RhoH — MSVKCVLVGDCAVGKTALLVSFTSATFLDVYKPTVFNNTGAEICMDGVFISLGLWDTAGHDNFRQIRPRSYQQADVVLVCYSVANRNSLANVQSKWMPEVRENLPTVPVLMVGTQTDLRESGTHRGNCISAAEGRRVAQEVHAKGYLECSALTKRGVQQVFECAVRTAVTRNRRQARRRMFSLNQCKVF, encoded by the coding sequence ATGTCTGTCAAATGTGTCTTGGTCGGCGACTGCGCGGTGGGAAAGACGGCCCTCCTGGTCAGCTTCACTTCAGCAACCTTCCTTGACGTCTACAAGCCCACAGTGTTCAACAACACCGGAGCGGAGATCTGCATGGACGGTGTTTTCATCAGTCTGGGCCTGTGGGACACGGCGGGCCACGACAACTTCAGGCAGATCCGACCTCGATCCTACCAACAGGCCGACGTGGTGCTCGTGTGCTACTCTGTGGCCAACCGCAACTCTCTGGCAAACGTGCAGAGTAAGTGGATGCCCGAGGTTCGGGAGAACTTACCCACGGTGCCGGTGCTGATGGTGGGCACCCAGACGGACCTGCGGGAGTCGGGTACGCATCGGGGCAACTGCATCTCTGCGGCAGAGGGGAGGCGTGTGGCTCAGGAGGTGCACGCCAAAGGCTACTTGGAGTGTTCGGCCTTGACCAAGCGAGGGGTCCAACAGGTTTTCGAGTGCGCCGTACGGACCGCCGTCACCCGCAACAGGAGGCAGGCCAGGCGACGCATGTTCAGCCTGAACCAATGCAAAGTCTTTTGA